GGATGTCGGTGAGACGGCACTGGTTTTCCAGCGCTTCCGCAGACATGCCTTCCAGATCGCCGTCTATGGGTACCAGCTGGATGTGCAAGGTTTTAGCCAGTTCAATAAAGTTGGAATAGGTGAACTGGTCTACAGCAATGCGGCTGCCCGGCTCAAATAGGGCAAATAAAGTAACGGCCAGGCCGTTTAGCGTTCCAGAGACAATGGCTGTCTGCTGAGGTTCAGCCTGGATACCCAAGCCTTTCATCCAGTTGAGGCCCGCCAGCTTCTGATGGGGCATGCCGGTAGGATGGTCGTAATTGAACAGGTGGCTCAGATATTTTTTTTCGGCGACCTTTTGCGCTGCGGGGGTGACCATGCTGTTACATTGTTCAAAAGAGGCGACAAAGCCCAGTTCAATGTATTCCTGGGGCGTACCGTCTAAGGAAATGGTGATGGAACGAGCGGCGTTGGGAGACACAAAGGTCCCGCTGCCTACGACGGCGTAAATAAGCCCTTTGCGTTCACATAGTTTATAGGTACGGGTTACCGTGGTGAAGTGGATGTCCAGATAATCTGCTAACTCCCGCTGGGGAGGCAGCTTGGTACCGGGAGCCAGACGGGAGTGGGTTATGTCTTGTTCCAGCAGGTCAGCCAGAGCTAGGTAGAGGGGACGTTTTAACTGAGTTTTGTCTGGTTTCCAGGATAAGGGGTAGTCTAAAAAAGAATTGACGGGCATATCTGCACCTCCCATAAAATTGTAATGCATACAATTATAACGTTGATTGTATGGTTTTGCAATGCTACAATAAAAAAAGTAGACAGGAGGTACTATATGTCACAGCAAAAAATTATCAAGAAAGCCCTGTTTGCGGCCTTTCCATACACAATCCCCATTTTTGCGGGATTTGTTTTTTTAGGGGTAGTCTATGGAATATACATGAATACCGCGGGATTTAACGCCCTGTATCCCATGGTCATGGCAGCTATAATCTTTGCTGGTTCCATGGAATTTGTGGCCACCAACTTACTGCTGGTAGCCTTTGATCCGCTGCGGGCCTTGGTGTTAACTCTTTTGGTCAATGCCAGGCACTTGTTTTACGGGATTTCCATGTTGGACAAGTATAATGGGACCGGCTGGAAAAAGTGGTTTTTAATCTTTGGCATGTGTGATGAATCCTTTTCCATCAACTGTTCGGTAATCATTCCACCGGGTGTGGACAAGGGCTGGTTCATGTTCTTCATCACCCTGCTCAACTACTTGTATTGGGTTTGTGGAGCCACCATAGGGGGCTTGTTGGGACCGCTGGTTCAGTTTAACACGGATGGACTGGACTTTGTCATGACAGCACTCTTTGTGGTGATTTTCTTAGATCAATGGCTGAAAAAGGAAAAACATTACAGCTCCTTAATCGGCTTGGGTGTAACGGCTCTGTGCCTGATTGTCTTTGGACCAGAGAACTTTATCATCCCGGCCATGTTAGGTATTTTGTTTTGCTTAAGTATGCTGCGCAAATTTTTGGAGAAGGAGGAGCCGACTGATGACCATGACCTTGCTTGAACGCGTAATTACCATTGCGATGGTCGTGCTGGGAACCATGACCACTCGATTTCTGCCCTTCTTGGCTTTTCCTGCCAACAAGCCTACGCCCAAATACATACAATACTTGGGAAAGGTATTGCCTTCAGCAGCCTTGGGGCTGCTGGTCATCTACTGTTTTAAGGATGTGTCGTTTTTAAAGGGCAGCCACGGAATCCCGCAGTTGGTTTCCGTGTTGGCTGTAGTGCTCCTGCACTTGTGGAAACGGCAGATGTTGATTTCCATCGCGGGCGGAACCATTACCTTTATGCTGCTTATGCAGTTCCTGTTTTGAGGAGACCGGATGGATGGAGGAAGAAAAATTGAGGAGAAAAAGAATTTGGAAGCTGGCTGTTTGGACAACGAGTTCCTTTATTGGCCTGATATTTCTGGGACTGATCAGCTGCTTTATGGCGGTCCCTTTCCCTATATGGACTATCGTTTTGCGGGGCGCTGCCGTTGTAGCTTGCGCCTGCTATATCGTTTGCGGCATCAAACTGCTAAACCTGCTGAGAGCAGAGACATGTTACCGGAATTATTAAAATAAAAGACCCCAGAGTACCGTCTTGAGAGGACAAGGCTGCACCCTGGGGTCTTTTTCATAGGGAATAAGTTCTGTTCTGGGGTTTTTACTTCCCCTTAGAAAAAGCTGCTGCGTAGACCGCATCCTGCTCTGGCAAGTGGGTCACGTAGCCAATAGGCAGCTTATTGCCTGTGACTTCAATAATCTTTCTAGCCCCCGTTTCCCCAAAGGCACCGCAAAGCTCAATGCAGTCACAGCCGCTTTCTGCCAGTTCTCTGGCCGCCTGGCAAGCTTCCTCGAGGGTGGACACCCCTACAATTTGTGCGGTATCTCCGTGGATAGCGGCCCGATCGGTCGTGTGGTCAAAGGGCCCTAGGATGATAAAAGCAAATTTCATATGTGCCTCCTTGTAACTGGTTTTTCTTACGGCGGGATTTCTCCATTCTTTTCTGAAAAAAGCGAAGTCTGCCCAACCGCTGAGTAGATAAGGTTATTGTACTCTATGGCCGGATTAAAAGCAAGAAGGGGAGGGGGGACCTTTATTCTCTAATAATCACAAGGACACAAGATTGACATTTTTTATGGGCTATAATATTATTCTATTTAAAATGAGGATAAAACAAGTACGTACATTTAAGTATAATACTTACGATAATATTCAATACTTACTTAAAGGAGAGCATAAGATGGACAAACGCTGTATTGCTAAAGAATATCTTGGAGAAACGGGATTCAGCTATACCCT
The genomic region above belongs to Aminipila butyrica and contains:
- a CDS encoding aminotransferase-like domain-containing protein → MPVNSFLDYPLSWKPDKTQLKRPLYLALADLLEQDITHSRLAPGTKLPPQRELADYLDIHFTTVTRTYKLCERKGLIYAVVGSGTFVSPNAARSITISLDGTPQEYIELGFVASFEQCNSMVTPAAQKVAEKKYLSHLFNYDHPTGMPHQKLAGLNWMKGLGIQAEPQQTAIVSGTLNGLAVTLFALFEPGSRIAVDQFTYSNFIELAKTLHIQLVPIDGDLEGMSAEALENQCRLTDIRGLYLMPSCCNPTTVMISQRRKLELAEVIRKQKLILIEDDIHAFLTAGILSDYHQPMYQLVPEHTVYICGTSKSLCSGLRIAYMVFGEAFRQPIQQAIFNINVKSSALDGEVITELILSGRAYEIVAEKRRLALQANDLFYSFFPASDLPHHSPFRLGHPLSFFRWLPIPADRQVPQLLENLQSRGVRVFDSNRFVTAPHGQEHYLRVALSSTKSLDELAQGLAVLREVLWT
- a CDS encoding AzlC family ABC transporter permease, producing the protein MSQQKIIKKALFAAFPYTIPIFAGFVFLGVVYGIYMNTAGFNALYPMVMAAIIFAGSMEFVATNLLLVAFDPLRALVLTLLVNARHLFYGISMLDKYNGTGWKKWFLIFGMCDESFSINCSVIIPPGVDKGWFMFFITLLNYLYWVCGATIGGLLGPLVQFNTDGLDFVMTALFVVIFLDQWLKKEKHYSSLIGLGVTALCLIVFGPENFIIPAMLGILFCLSMLRKFLEKEEPTDDHDLA
- a CDS encoding branched-chain amino acid transporter permease is translated as MTMTLLERVITIAMVVLGTMTTRFLPFLAFPANKPTPKYIQYLGKVLPSAALGLLVIYCFKDVSFLKGSHGIPQLVSVLAVVLLHLWKRQMLISIAGGTITFMLLMQFLF
- a CDS encoding DUF6506 family protein; the encoded protein is MKFAFIILGPFDHTTDRAAIHGDTAQIVGVSTLEEACQAARELAESGCDCIELCGAFGETGARKIIEVTGNKLPIGYVTHLPEQDAVYAAAFSKGK